A stretch of the Papaver somniferum cultivar HN1 chromosome 6, ASM357369v1, whole genome shotgun sequence genome encodes the following:
- the LOC113288511 gene encoding U-box domain-containing protein 30-like, whose translation MPMFQPMFDVSGGGHVLDLETAVKDGVLGGGGGGGIICGVAAVAVAEKLDLKKMINELDLSSDVPSVFICPISLEPMQDPVTLCTGQTYERSNILKWFSLGHFTCPTTMQELWDDSVTPNRTLYHLIYSWFSQRYLLMKKRSEDVQGRASELLETLKKVKGQARVQALKELQQVVSAHASVKKTVVEEGGIALISSLLGPFTSHAVGSEAIGILVHLNLDSDSKTKLMEPAKISLMVDMLNEGSIETKINCTRLIEMLMEQKDFRSEIVSSMSLLVGLLRLVKNKRYPNGISSGLSLLKMICSHKQVTNMVVTIGAVPQLVELLPDLNPDCLESALFILDVLSNLPEGRSALKDCPHTIPNVVRLLMRISESCTQYALSILWAVCKLAPEECASTAVEAGLAAKLLLVIQSGCNPVLKQRSAELLKLCSLNYTATIFISKCKLTRTIQ comes from the coding sequence ATGCCAATGTTTCAGCCAATGTTTGATGTGAGTGGAGGTGGACATGTGTTAGATCTGGAAACAGCAGTAAAAGATGGGGttttgggtggtggtggtggaggtggtatcATATGTGgggttgctgctgttgctgttgctgagaaATTGGATCTGAAGAAAATGATCAATGAGCTTGATTTATCATCTGATGTACCATCTGTATTCATATGTCCAATCTCATTAGAACCTATGCAAGACCCAGTTACTCTATGTACAGGTCAAACATATGAGAGATCCAACATTCTCAAATGGTTTTCATTAGGTCATTTTACATGCCCGACCACTATGCAGGAGCTATGGGATGATTCTGTAACACCTAACAGGACCCTTTATCATTTGATCTACAGTTGGTTTTCACAGAGGTAtttgttgatgaagaagagatcAGAAGATGTTCAAGGAAGAGCTTCTGAGCTATTGGAGACATTAAAGAAGGTTAAAGGTCAGGCTAGAGTTCAGGCTTTGAAAGAGCTTCAACAGGTAGTTTCTGCCCATGCTTCTGTTAAGAAAACTGTGGTTGAAGAAGGTGGGATTGCTTTGATTTCATCTTTATTGGGTCCTTTTACTTCACATGCTGTTGGGTCTGAAGCAATTGGTATTCTTGTTCATTTGAATCTTGATTCTGATTCTAAGACTAAATTAATGGAACCGGCTAAGATTTCATTGATGGTGGATATGTTGAATGAGGGATCCATTGAGACTAAAATCAATTGCACTAGATTGATTGAAATGTTGATGGAGCAGAAGGATTTTAGGTCAGAGATTGTCTCAAGTATGAGTCTTTTGGTTGGGTTATTGAGATTAGTCAAGAATAAGAGGTATCCTAATGGAATTTCATCTGGGCTTAgtctgttgaagatgatatgtTCACATAAACAAGTTACAAACATGGTTGTCACCATTGGAGCTGTGCCGCAATTGGTAGAGCTTTTGCCTGATTTGAATCCGGATTGTTTGGAATCTGCTTTGTTCATTTTGGATGTTCTCTCTAATCTTCCTGAAGGAAGATCAGCTTTAAAGGATTGCCCACATACAATCCCAAATGTTGTGAGGCTATTAATGAGGATTTCCGAGAGCTGTACACAGTATGCATTATCAATTTTGTGGGCGGTTTGCAAGTTAGCTCCGGAAGAATGTGCATCAACGGCCGTAGAAGCCGGTCTTGCAGCAAAACTTCTACTTGTTATTCAGAGTGGGTGCAATCCAGTTTTGAAGCAGAGATCGGCGGAGCTGTTGAAGTTGTGCAGTTTGAATTACACAGCCACCATTTTCATATCCAAATGCAAGCTTACAAGAACAATCCAATGA
- the LOC113288513 gene encoding uncharacterized protein LOC113288513: MISSERSWKFDFKLVLTNSEADEFTTVLTVIGDSPPVLDSMSDIRRWLLHSTGVFSVKTLYTKLVESSGIDNFPYQFVWKTTIPPKINLFVWSLTHGKLNTKNVLLHKGLEVQNCCVLWGNVLETQDHLFLHCKIAHRVWSMLLPSNCCAWVTPRTM; the protein is encoded by the exons ATGATTTCTTCGGAGAGAAGTTGGAAATTCGATTTCAAACTGGTCCTTACAAATTCAGAAGCTGATGAATTTACAACTGTACTCACCGTTATTGGGGATTCTCCACCAGTTCTAGACAGCATGTCAGATATAAGGAGATGGTTGCTTCATTCTACAGGTGTGTTCTCTGTCAAAACATTATACACAAAGTTAGTGGAATCAAGTGGAATAGATAATTTCCCTTATCAGTTCGTCTGGAAGACGACTATACCACCGAAGATTAATCTTTTTGTTTGGAGTCTGACTCATggaaagttaaacacaaaaaatgtacTGCTGCACAAGGGTCTAGAGGTACAAAACTGTTGTGTACTTTGGGGGAATGTCCTGGAAACCCAAGACCACCTATTCCTGCACTGTAAGATTGCGCATAGAGTGTGGTCGATGTTGCTGCCAAGTAACTGTTGTGCCTGGGTAACTCCTAGAACG ATGTAA